Proteins encoded within one genomic window of Triticum aestivum cultivar Chinese Spring chromosome 2D, IWGSC CS RefSeq v2.1, whole genome shotgun sequence:
- the LOC123051582 gene encoding UPF0235 protein At5g63440 isoform X1 has protein sequence MPKRTTHTYSSEDALPEGPESDLFVYYCKHCASHVLITDTLLQKMPKRKTDRAHVLDKAKHLARLNVKDAGKILLKRGEGKLEKQFRMTCVGCDLFVCYRSEEDLELAPYIYVVDGALSSVAAETNPHDAPVPPCITQLQGGLVQVAIEVEDRAQRSAITRVNADDVRVAVAAPAARGEANNELLEFMGKVLGLRLSQMTLQRGWNNKSKLLIVEDLSARQVYEKLLEAVQP, from the exons ATGCCCAAGCGGACGACCCACACGTACTCGAGCGAGGACGCGCTGCCGGAGGGCCCCGAGTCCGACCTCTTCGTCTACTACTGCAAGCACTGCGCCTCCCACGTCCTCATCACTG ATACCCTATTGCAGAAAATGCCAAAGAGGAAGACCGACCGAGCACATGTTCTAGATAAGGCAAAGCATCTTGCGAGGCTAAATGTGAAAGATGCAGGAAAAATCTTGTTGAAACG TGGAGAAGGAAAACTCGAAAAGCAGTTTCGCATGACCTGCGTGGGATGCGACCTTTTTGTTTGCTACCGATCGGAGGAAGATTTGGAGCTTGCTCCTTATATATATGTTGTTGATGGAGCACTGAGTTCGGTGGCGGCTGAGACAAATCCACAT GATGCGCCTGTACCCCCTTGCATAACACAGTTGCAAGGTGGACTTGTCCAAGTTGCCATTGAAGTAGAAGACCGAGCACAACGTTCAGCAATAACAA GAGTGAACGCTGACGATGTTCGAGTAGCAGTAGCTGCCCCTGCTGCTCGGGGGGAGGCCAACAACGAGTTGCTAGAATTTATGGGAAAG GTGCTTGGCTTAAGATTGAGTCAGATGACCCTTCAAAGGGGATGGAATAATAAATCAAAGCTTCTGATT GTTGAGGATTTGTCTGCGCGGCAAGTTTATGAGAAGCTCCTAGAAGCTGTCCAGCCATAG
- the LOC123051582 gene encoding UPF0235 protein At5g63440 isoform X2: protein MPKRKTDRAHVLDKAKHLARLNVKDAGKILLKRGEGKLEKQFRMTCVGCDLFVCYRSEEDLELAPYIYVVDGALSSVAAETNPHDAPVPPCITQLQGGLVQVAIEVEDRAQRSAITRVNADDVRVAVAAPAARGEANNELLEFMGKVLGLRLSQMTLQRGWNNKSKLLIVEDLSARQVYEKLLEAVQP, encoded by the exons ATGCCAAAGAGGAAGACCGACCGAGCACATGTTCTAGATAAGGCAAAGCATCTTGCGAGGCTAAATGTGAAAGATGCAGGAAAAATCTTGTTGAAACG TGGAGAAGGAAAACTCGAAAAGCAGTTTCGCATGACCTGCGTGGGATGCGACCTTTTTGTTTGCTACCGATCGGAGGAAGATTTGGAGCTTGCTCCTTATATATATGTTGTTGATGGAGCACTGAGTTCGGTGGCGGCTGAGACAAATCCACAT GATGCGCCTGTACCCCCTTGCATAACACAGTTGCAAGGTGGACTTGTCCAAGTTGCCATTGAAGTAGAAGACCGAGCACAACGTTCAGCAATAACAA GAGTGAACGCTGACGATGTTCGAGTAGCAGTAGCTGCCCCTGCTGCTCGGGGGGAGGCCAACAACGAGTTGCTAGAATTTATGGGAAAG GTGCTTGGCTTAAGATTGAGTCAGATGACCCTTCAAAGGGGATGGAATAATAAATCAAAGCTTCTGATT GTTGAGGATTTGTCTGCGCGGCAAGTTTATGAGAAGCTCCTAGAAGCTGTCCAGCCATAG
- the LOC123051584 gene encoding DNA-directed RNA polymerases II, IV and V subunit 8B has product MAEHLFEDIFHVTRIDPDGKKFDRVNRIEARSEQLEMYMQLDIATDVYPMHMGDKFTMVLAPTLNLDGTPDTGYYTQAGRKTLADKYDYVMHGKLYKISEDNSSKDKGPTKVEIYASFGGLLMLLKGDPSSAANLELDQKLFLLIRKV; this is encoded by the exons ATGGCAGAGCATCTCTTTGAGGACATCTTCCACGTGACCAGGATCGATCCCGATGGCAAGAAGTTCGACAGAG TTAACCGCATTGAGGCTAGAAGTGAGCAGTTGGAGATGTACATGCAATTAGATATCGCTACCGATGTCTACCCAATGCATATGGGTGACAAGTTCACCATGGTTTTAGCTCCGACACTGAATCTGGACGGGACTCCAGACACTGGCTACTATACACAG GCTGGCAGGAAAACACTTGCTGACAAGTATGACTATGTCATGCATGGAAAGCTTTACAAGATTTCAGAGGACAATTCCAGCAAGGATAAAGGACCTACTAAAGT GGAGATCTATGCATCTTTTGGCGGCCTCCTGATGTTGCTCAAAGGTGATCCTTCAAGTGCTGCTAACCTCGAGCTGGATCAAAAGCTGTTCCTCCTCATCCGAAAGGTGTAA
- the LOC123051583 gene encoding UDP-glucuronic acid decarboxylase 4 — protein sequence MASSELTYRGQQAAAAADVAAAESKPRTRQQLPQPLRYVLGEQRLVFSLVGMALATLLFVLLSPSTTTTTPSTSVAHLAAVGLVSRQYQSSGGAGRMAFEEAGAGGVRHGRVPLGLKRKGLRVVVTGGAGFVGSHLVDRLLARGDSVIVVDNFFTGRKENVAHHAGNPNFEMIRHDVVEPILLEVDQIYHLACPASPVHYKFNPVKTIKTNVVGTLNMLGLAKRVGARFLLTSTSEVYGDPLQHPQVETYWGNVNPIGVRSCYDEGKRTAETLTMDYHRGANLEVRIARIFNTYGPRMCIDDGRVVSNFVAQALRKEPLTVYGDGKQTRSFQYVSDLVEGLMKLMEGDHVGPFNLGNPGEFTMLELAKVVQDTIDPNARIEFRANTADDPHKRKPDITKAKELLGWEPKVALRNGLPLMVQDFRTRIFGDQKQQQQQPDGSE from the exons ATGGCGTCCTCCGAGCTCACCTACCGCGgccagcaggcggcggcggcggccgacgtgGCCGCGGCCGAGAGCAAGCCGCGGACCAGGCAGCAGCTGCCGCAGCCGCTCCGGTACGTGCTGGGCGAGCAGCGCCTCGTCTTCTCCTTGGTCGGCATGGCCCTCGCCaccctcctcttcgtcctcctctccccctccaccaccaccaccaccccgtcCACCAGCGTGGCGCACCTGGCGGCGGTGGGGCTGGTGTCGCGGCAGTACCAGTcgtcgggcggcgcggggcggatgGCGTTCGAGGAGGCCGGCGCCGGCGGCGTGCGCCACGGCCGCGTGCCGCTGGGGCTGAAGCGCAAGGGCCTGCGCGTGGTGGTGACGGGCGGCGCCGGGTTCGTGGGCAGCCACCTGGTGGACCGGCTGCTGGCGCGCGGGGACAGCGTGATCGTCGTCGACAACTTCTTCACGGGGCGCAAGGAGAACGTGGCGCACCACGCCGGGAACCCAAACTTCGAGATGATCCGGCACGACGTGGTGGAGCCGATCCTGCTGGAGGTGGACCAGATCTACCACCTCGCCTGCCCGGCCTCCCCCGTGCACTACAAGTTCAACCCCGTCAAGACCATCAAGACCAACGTGGTGGGCACGCTCAACATGCTCGGCCTCGCCAAGCGCGTCGGCGCCCGCTTCCTCCTCACCAGCACCAGCGAGGTCTACGGCGACCCCCTCCAGCACCCCCAGGTCGAGACCTACTGGGGCAACGTCAACCCCATCG GTGTGCGGAGTTGCTACGACGAGGGCAAGAGGACGGCGGAGACACTGACCATGGACTACCACCGCGGCGCCAACCTCGAG GTGAGGATCGCTCGGATCTTCAACACCTACGGGCCGCGCATGTGCATCGACGATGGCCGGGTCGTCAGCAACTTCGTCGCTCAG GCGCTGAGGAAGGAGCCCCTGACGGTGTACGGCGACGGCAAGCAGACGAGGAGCTTCCAGTACGTCTCCGATCTG GTTGAGGGTCTGATGAAGCTGATGGAGGGAGACCACGTGGGGCCCTTCAACCTGGGGAACCCGGGGGAGTTCACCATGCTGGAGCTGGCCAAGGTGGTGCAGGACACCATCGACCCCAACGCGCGCATCGAGTTCCGGGCAAACACCGCCGACGACCCGCACAAGCGCAAGCCCGACATCACCAAGGCCAAGGAGCTGCTCGGGTGGGAGCCCAAGGTGGCGCTCAGGAACGGCCTCCCCCTCATGGTCCAGGACTTCCGCACCCGCATCTTCGGCGaccagaagcagcagcagcaacaaccagacGGCTCCGAGTAG